The following are from one region of the Phormidium sp. PBR-2020 genome:
- a CDS encoding adenine phosphoribosyltransferase, whose amino-acid sequence MDLQALIRDVPDFPKPGIVFRDITTLLADPEGLKISLDRLVEQCTPLQPDIIIGMESRGFLFGVHLAYQLGAGFVPVRKPGKLPRAVHSVEYQLEYGSDRLEIHQDAIPAGARVLIVDDLIATGGTAQATAQLVERSAGELIGFAFVIELKALAGREQLPQVPIVTLVQY is encoded by the coding sequence ATGGATCTGCAAGCACTCATCCGCGACGTTCCCGACTTCCCCAAACCGGGGATTGTCTTCCGAGATATCACCACGCTGCTGGCCGATCCTGAAGGACTCAAGATAAGCCTCGATCGCCTCGTTGAACAATGCACTCCCCTCCAGCCCGATATTATCATTGGCATGGAGTCCCGTGGGTTTCTCTTTGGCGTGCATCTAGCCTACCAACTCGGTGCCGGCTTTGTTCCGGTGCGTAAACCCGGAAAACTGCCTCGGGCTGTCCACAGTGTGGAATATCAGTTGGAATATGGCAGCGATCGCCTAGAAATCCATCAAGATGCCATCCCAGCGGGCGCACGAGTTCTGATTGTCGATGATCTCATCGCCACTGGGGGAACCGCCCAAGCCACCGCACAACTGGTAGAACGCTCAGCCGGAGAACTGATTGGGTTTGCCTTTGTCATTGAACTCAAGGCTCTAGCTGGGCGAGAGCAGTTACCCCAAGTTCCCATTGTGACCTTGGTTCAATATTAA
- a CDS encoding ABC transporter permease encodes MASPQSTPSKSQPRLLRPLMQVFQNDTTIYVIQRLGQGLLTLFFASILCFAVMQLAPGDFLDTYSQNPTVSQEMLDDLRRQYGLDQPPVTQYRLWLTSILTRGDFGWSLMFQQNVSTLISSRVANTLLLSIFSLIITWSIAIPLGILAAVRQNSTLDRILRVVSYGGQGFPSFITALLLLILAQNLTPLVPVGNMTSVFHQDLSPLGKVLDVLWHALFPTLALSITSFAGLQRLMRGQLLDVLRQDYIRTARAKGLPENKVIYVHALRNAINPLITLLGFEFAALLSGSFIAEFFFSWPGLGKLILDALRAQDPYVVMAGLMMGATMLIVGNLLADLLLKAVDPRIQLTNSK; translated from the coding sequence ATGGCTTCTCCTCAATCCACCCCCTCTAAATCGCAGCCTCGCCTGCTTCGGCCTCTGATGCAGGTGTTCCAGAATGATACGACTATTTACGTAATTCAACGCTTGGGGCAAGGGTTATTAACCTTGTTTTTTGCCTCAATCCTATGTTTTGCGGTGATGCAATTGGCCCCTGGGGACTTTTTGGATACCTACAGTCAGAATCCAACGGTATCCCAGGAGATGCTGGACGACTTGAGGCGACAATATGGCTTAGATCAACCTCCTGTGACTCAATATCGCCTCTGGTTGACCTCCATTTTGACCCGGGGAGACTTTGGTTGGAGTCTGATGTTTCAGCAAAACGTCAGCACCCTGATTAGTAGTCGGGTGGCCAATACCCTACTCCTATCCATTTTTTCATTGATTATCACCTGGAGCATTGCCATCCCTTTGGGGATTCTGGCCGCCGTGCGCCAAAACAGCACCTTAGATCGGATTTTACGAGTCGTCAGTTATGGGGGACAGGGGTTTCCCAGCTTCATCACCGCCTTATTACTGCTGATTTTGGCCCAGAATTTAACCCCCTTGGTTCCGGTGGGCAATATGACCAGTGTTTTTCATCAGGATTTATCGCCCCTGGGCAAAGTTTTGGATGTTCTCTGGCACGCCTTATTTCCGACCTTAGCCCTGAGTATTACCAGTTTTGCTGGGTTACAACGGTTGATGCGGGGACAATTATTAGATGTCTTACGACAGGATTATATCCGCACCGCTCGGGCTAAAGGCTTACCGGAAAATAAGGTGATTTATGTCCATGCGTTACGCAATGCCATTAACCCACTGATTACCCTGTTGGGATTTGAGTTTGCCGCCTTGCTGAGTGGTTCATTTATTGCCGAATTTTTCTTTAGTTGGCCGGGGTTAGGTAAACTCATTTTGGATGCGTTGCGGGCCCAAGATCCCTATGTAGTGATGGCGGGGTTGATGATGGGGGCAACCATGCTGATTGTGGGTAACTTACTGGCTGACTTATTACTCAAAGCCGTCGATCCTCGGATTCAATTAACCAATAGTAAATAA
- a CDS encoding AAA family ATPase — MKIESIFIDKFKRFDELFISFENKSLGEVSDRFLILGDNGTGKTTILQAIALPLALATKTISDLSEFSWSGFLASRYYQWGIPNIDVEVSFSSQELEATQQIAQLWYDSFPRKFRPPNFVIPGKSQQLKISLYGEYWRVGEENSLEERTQLLGRYYARQLVKIARQDSSIWQHFSLSDFFTLPGIFWFDQFRNLSSNTEPNNQDFSEQNHQSNLPNTGVSQYREYLLDWSERQKRIIDPNHPQNYLGVLEHLYQTVFSDRSIQGAEPLRNPGNSSEVQNFFLFSDGQKDYDIAEMSAGEQSVLPIFYTMVRQHIANSIVLIDEIDLNLHPPLAQTLTSQLLKLCDNCQFIITTHSDAVNDIVGEDDTYRLPGGSLCL; from the coding sequence ATGAAAATCGAATCAATTTTCATTGATAAATTCAAACGATTTGACGAGCTATTTATTTCATTTGAAAATAAGAGCCTAGGGGAGGTGAGCGATCGCTTCCTAATTTTGGGAGATAATGGGACCGGAAAAACGACAATTTTACAAGCCATTGCTCTCCCCCTTGCTCTGGCTACTAAAACAATTTCCGATCTTAGCGAGTTTTCCTGGAGTGGTTTCCTGGCAAGCCGCTATTATCAATGGGGCATTCCCAATATAGACGTTGAAGTCTCTTTCTCATCCCAGGAACTTGAAGCAACCCAGCAAATTGCTCAGCTTTGGTATGATTCTTTTCCCAGAAAATTTCGTCCTCCAAATTTCGTTATTCCCGGAAAATCTCAACAGTTAAAAATCAGTCTATATGGTGAGTACTGGCGGGTTGGTGAAGAAAATAGCTTAGAGGAACGAACCCAGCTTCTCGGTCGATATTATGCTCGGCAGCTCGTTAAAATTGCACGGCAAGATTCATCGATTTGGCAGCACTTTTCCCTGTCCGACTTTTTCACACTTCCTGGCATTTTTTGGTTTGATCAATTCCGAAATTTGTCCTCCAATACGGAACCCAATAATCAAGATTTCTCGGAGCAAAACCATCAAAGTAATTTACCAAATACTGGAGTCTCTCAATACCGAGAGTATTTACTAGACTGGTCTGAGCGACAAAAGAGGATTATCGATCCAAATCATCCTCAAAACTACCTGGGGGTTTTAGAGCATCTCTATCAAACTGTTTTTTCTGACCGCTCGATCCAAGGTGCAGAACCCTTAAGAAACCCAGGAAATTCTTCTGAAGTCCAGAATTTTTTTCTCTTTAGTGATGGGCAAAAAGATTATGATATTGCCGAAATGTCTGCTGGAGAACAATCCGTTTTGCCGATTTTTTACACTATGGTGCGACAGCATATTGCCAACTCGATTGTTTTAATTGATGAAATCGACCTCAATCTACATCCTCCCCTAGCTCAAACCTTAACCAGTCAACTTTTAAAGCTTTGCGATAATTGCCAATTTATCATTACAACTCACTCTGATGCTGTGAATGATATTGTAGGTGAAGATGATACCTATCGCCTCCCTGGAGGGTCTTTATGTCTGTAG
- the egtD gene encoding L-histidine N(alpha)-methyltransferase: MSFSNPTPLHPHPDATRLTVTHLSQTSPNPAQAGADVCEGLQQIPKTLPAKYFYDDRGSQLFEQICDLPEYYPTRTEASILQTAAPEIANLTGNSELVELGSGSSSKTRLLLDAYSQSLKDETASLIYRAIDVSGGILQESAQRLLHDYPQLRVQGLVGTYEQALDHLPATEADSRLLLFLGSTLGNLKPQACQQFLQRVSQALHPGEYFLLGVDLVKPKPILEAAYNDAQGVTAEFNLNMLAHLNRRFEGNFKLPQFEHWAFFNEKESQIEMHLRSTVSQSATLRQLNLTLDFAAGETIQTEISRKFKHSDIVETLNSVKLETLHTWHDPQNWFAVVLARRRP, encoded by the coding sequence ATGTCATTTTCTAACCCAACCCCTCTTCACCCCCACCCGGACGCAACACGGCTCACCGTCACTCACCTGAGTCAAACCAGCCCCAACCCAGCCCAAGCCGGGGCCGATGTCTGTGAGGGCTTGCAACAGATTCCTAAAACCCTGCCCGCTAAATACTTTTACGATGATCGCGGCTCCCAACTGTTTGAGCAAATCTGCGATCTCCCGGAATACTACCCCACCCGCACCGAAGCCAGTATCCTACAAACCGCCGCGCCGGAAATTGCCAACCTCACCGGGAACAGCGAACTGGTGGAACTCGGAAGTGGGAGTTCGAGTAAAACTCGCCTACTCCTCGATGCCTATTCTCAATCCCTCAAGGATGAAACGGCTTCCCTAATTTATCGTGCCATTGATGTCAGTGGCGGCATCTTGCAAGAAAGCGCCCAACGATTACTCCATGACTACCCCCAGCTACGGGTTCAAGGCCTCGTGGGAACCTACGAACAAGCCCTCGATCACCTCCCCGCTACGGAAGCCGATAGCCGTCTGTTGCTGTTTCTCGGCAGCACGCTCGGCAACCTCAAACCCCAGGCCTGTCAGCAATTTCTACAACGTGTTAGCCAGGCCCTCCATCCAGGAGAGTATTTTCTCTTAGGGGTTGACCTCGTGAAACCTAAACCCATCCTGGAAGCCGCCTACAACGACGCTCAAGGGGTCACAGCTGAGTTTAACCTGAATATGCTGGCTCATCTGAATCGACGCTTTGAGGGCAATTTTAAGCTGCCACAGTTTGAGCATTGGGCCTTTTTTAATGAAAAAGAGTCCCAAATCGAGATGCACCTGCGCAGTACAGTCTCTCAATCGGCTACCCTACGCCAGTTGAATCTAACCCTAGACTTCGCCGCAGGGGAGACGATTCAAACAGAGATTTCCCGTAAATTTAAGCATTCTGACATCGTTGAAACCCTCAACAGCGTTAAGCTTGAGACGCTGCATACCTGGCATGATCCTCAAAACTGGTTTGCCGTTGTGTTAGCCCGTCGTCGTCCTTAA
- a CDS encoding NUDIX hydrolase, with product MGKYNSIRVIALGLIRDGDRLFLSEGYDPKKKQEFYRALGGGVEFLETSLVALKREFQEEVQADLTNIKYLDCIENIFEYKGKKGHEVIQLYRCDFVDKTFYERETVPFLEGKRKKIARWVEMEKFRSGELTLYPDGFLRYCEAV from the coding sequence ATGGGTAAGTATAATTCCATTCGCGTCATTGCCTTGGGACTGATTCGGGATGGCGATCGTCTCTTTCTCTCCGAAGGCTATGACCCCAAGAAAAAACAGGAATTTTATCGTGCTTTAGGGGGCGGAGTCGAGTTTTTAGAAACCAGCTTAGTTGCCTTAAAACGAGAGTTTCAAGAAGAAGTCCAAGCAGACTTAACCAATATCAAATATCTTGATTGTATTGAAAACATCTTTGAATACAAAGGTAAAAAAGGTCATGAAGTCATCCAACTTTACCGCTGTGACTTTGTTGATAAAACCTTTTATGAACGGGAAACCGTCCCCTTTTTAGAAGGGAAACGGAAAAAAATCGCCCGTTGGGTGGAGATGGAGAAATTCCGTTCAGGAGAGTTAACCCTGTATCCCGATGGCTTTTTACGCTATTGCGAAGCCGTTTAA
- a CDS encoding DUF3531 family protein has protein sequence MDVQFREYNPFDVWFWLEFENNPSPAEQQYVEQVFESWFYLGKLGGFNAENLQVQEEGLDISYMDYSDRNANSAILALMHNMGEFEYEGNWGRCWFDLGTSDAIALDVLINALRQLSLDYVSIPRLIIGGENEDWPIPGSHTAQFADYN, from the coding sequence ATGGACGTTCAGTTTCGCGAATATAACCCCTTTGATGTTTGGTTTTGGTTGGAGTTCGAGAACAACCCCTCCCCAGCGGAACAGCAATATGTAGAACAAGTGTTTGAATCCTGGTTTTACCTCGGGAAACTTGGCGGCTTCAACGCGGAAAATCTGCAAGTACAGGAGGAGGGGTTGGATATCAGTTATATGGACTACAGCGATCGCAACGCCAACAGCGCTATCCTGGCCCTGATGCACAACATGGGTGAGTTTGAGTATGAGGGGAACTGGGGACGCTGTTGGTTTGACTTAGGAACCAGTGATGCGATCGCCCTCGATGTGCTAATTAACGCCCTACGTCAACTCAGCCTGGACTATGTCAGCATTCCCCGTCTGATTATCGGCGGCGAAAACGAAGACTGGCCCATTCCCGGCTCTCACACCGCCCAATTTGCCGACTATAACTAA
- a CDS encoding tetratricopeptide repeat protein: MSKQLNWRSRLGGSVSVVAIALGTWLTPVWAGDPFRSENPRNISDTTEQAFEAFFRVGDYPLAAQQVDLALSQANVDPILYAMRASLVYLEDPDNLPSEFKDYASLTLERAEALVAQDPLRGNIYIAVGHFLEGAYALKNDGIVRGVPTALSKLQQVFRHLDRAAAIDAEDPELNIIKGYMDLMLATNLPFSNPERPIERLRNHAAPEYLAKRGLAVGFRDLNRFEEAMEAVDRSLELTPENPEIMYLKAQIYVDSGDRASSLPWFDRALAMQEQLPAELVRQIQRERDQAQRRVDAEQASSR; the protein is encoded by the coding sequence ATGAGTAAACAATTGAACTGGCGATCGCGACTAGGGGGAAGCGTCAGTGTGGTGGCGATCGCCCTAGGAACTTGGCTCACTCCCGTCTGGGCCGGTGACCCCTTCCGCAGTGAAAACCCCCGAAATATCAGCGATACCACGGAACAGGCGTTTGAAGCCTTTTTCCGGGTTGGGGACTATCCCCTGGCGGCTCAGCAGGTGGATTTGGCATTATCTCAAGCCAATGTAGACCCCATTCTCTACGCCATGCGGGCCTCGTTAGTCTATCTCGAAGATCCTGACAATCTCCCCAGTGAGTTCAAGGACTACGCCAGCCTCACCCTAGAACGGGCCGAGGCGTTGGTGGCACAAGATCCCTTACGGGGGAATATCTATATCGCCGTGGGCCATTTCCTAGAAGGGGCCTACGCCTTGAAAAACGATGGGATTGTGCGGGGTGTTCCCACGGCCCTGTCCAAGTTACAACAAGTCTTCCGCCATCTCGATCGCGCCGCAGCCATTGATGCTGAAGATCCTGAACTGAATATCATCAAAGGCTACATGGATCTGATGTTAGCCACCAACTTACCCTTTTCTAATCCCGAACGGCCCATTGAACGGCTCCGCAATCATGCGGCCCCAGAATATCTGGCCAAACGAGGTTTAGCCGTAGGATTTCGCGATCTTAACCGCTTTGAGGAAGCCATGGAAGCGGTCGATCGCAGTTTGGAACTGACCCCAGAGAATCCTGAGATCATGTATCTTAAGGCTCAGATTTATGTCGATAGTGGCGATCGCGCCTCCAGTCTACCTTGGTTTGATCGGGCCCTGGCCATGCAGGAGCAACTTCCGGCTGAATTAGTCCGCCAAATTCAACGGGAACGGGATCAGGCCCAGCGACGAGTGGATGCAGAACAGGCCTCAAGCCGCTAA
- a CDS encoding IS200/IS605 family accessory protein TnpB-related protein produces MLTEKPTSVIRTDKWNLNPTAKQRVLLSQTVKVYRRVCQHLMGILLTHWSSLGALSSQKRVLAVEKLIHQTAKNPQPKYRPFDQTFYKFPSYYRRAAIVFAAGQVSSYMTRYREWQSGTRQRRDAKPPGLNPNSGCYPTLYKGQCYKLHGYDRIEIKVFNGTDWVWTTVGITGLRERHTVDSNKLLSPSLIFNEEKRTCHLSVPFECHPPQREGYGNVVSVDLGINTTATVAVVNFDGTVIHREFIHPGRDIDCRDKRLKSVSKRASKTMGKGGRLQKGFCSHTYRKCRNINRQIGQIVSKRIVQIARQFQADAIVFENLKGWKAKGGRKRSNLRQRFHGWLKGMIRELTEMKWQEMGGQVIDVVAAYTSKLAYDGSGVVRRDSKNYALAKFSSGKRYNADLNGALNIAARGILQLTRRKDSEECSSQRSRRSPRSWACLCDLWTSTVPG; encoded by the coding sequence ATGCTAACCGAGAAACCCACCTCAGTCATCCGTACAGACAAATGGAATCTTAACCCGACAGCCAAGCAGCGAGTTCTGTTGAGCCAAACGGTTAAGGTCTACCGTCGTGTCTGTCAGCATTTGATGGGAATTCTCTTAACCCATTGGTCGTCTCTGGGAGCGTTATCGAGTCAAAAACGGGTTCTAGCCGTCGAGAAACTCATTCACCAAACCGCGAAGAACCCTCAGCCAAAATACCGGCCATTTGACCAAACCTTTTACAAATTCCCCAGCTACTACCGAAGAGCCGCCATTGTGTTTGCCGCTGGCCAAGTCAGTAGCTACATGACCCGGTATCGGGAATGGCAATCGGGGACTCGTCAACGTCGGGATGCCAAACCTCCAGGCCTCAACCCAAACAGTGGCTGTTATCCCACCTTGTATAAGGGTCAATGCTATAAGCTGCATGGGTACGACCGCATCGAAATCAAGGTCTTTAACGGAACCGATTGGGTTTGGACGACCGTTGGGATTACCGGTCTACGAGAACGGCACACCGTAGACAGCAACAAGCTGCTGTCGCCCTCCCTGATTTTTAATGAGGAGAAGAGGACTTGTCACCTATCGGTTCCCTTTGAGTGCCATCCACCCCAACGGGAGGGATATGGCAATGTGGTGAGTGTTGACCTGGGTATCAACACCACCGCTACCGTTGCAGTTGTAAATTTTGACGGCACTGTAATCCACCGGGAGTTTATTCATCCGGGGAGAGACATAGATTGTCGAGATAAGCGACTGAAATCGGTATCCAAACGAGCAAGTAAGACAATGGGAAAAGGTGGACGTCTCCAAAAAGGCTTCTGCTCCCATACCTATCGCAAGTGTCGTAACATCAACCGCCAAATTGGGCAGATTGTCTCGAAGCGTATCGTGCAGATTGCCCGACAATTCCAAGCTGATGCCATTGTCTTTGAGAACCTCAAAGGATGGAAAGCTAAGGGGGGACGAAAACGGTCTAACCTGCGCCAACGCTTTCATGGATGGCTTAAGGGTATGATTCGAGAGTTGACCGAGATGAAGTGGCAAGAGATGGGCGGTCAGGTCATTGATGTCGTTGCCGCCTATACCTCAAAGCTGGCTTATGACGGCAGTGGAGTAGTGCGGCGCGACTCCAAAAACTATGCCCTGGCCAAATTTTCCTCGGGCAAGCGATACAATGCAGACCTCAATGGGGCGCTCAATATTGCTGCCCGAGGGATTCTTCAGCTCACTCGTCGAAAGGACAGTGAGGAGTGTTCGAGCCAACGTTCTCGACGTTCGCCTAGAAGCTGGGCTTGTTTGTGTGACCTGTGGACTAGCACGGTTCCAGGTTAG
- the sufR gene encoding iron-sulfur cluster biosynthesis transcriptional regulator SufR, with translation MRATTQNPSTKDDILYYLLKQGQAKAQMLSEALKISPQAIRRHLKDLEGEGLIQHGSVQVGMGRPQHVYELTEAGRDRFPHHYDEFAVSLLDTLAETVGKEGVGEVLGKQWRRKALAYRQQLGEAPLGERIANLVELRRQEGYMAELVELEPNAKGAPRFVVAEYNCAISNVAESFPSVCGYELDMFARALPDCQVQRTHWMIDGENRCGYLIESEAS, from the coding sequence ATGAGGGCGACCACACAGAATCCATCAACAAAAGACGATATTCTCTATTATCTGCTCAAACAGGGTCAGGCTAAGGCGCAGATGCTGTCTGAGGCCTTGAAAATCAGCCCCCAGGCCATCCGACGCCATCTCAAGGATTTAGAGGGGGAGGGGTTGATTCAACATGGTTCGGTGCAGGTGGGGATGGGCCGTCCTCAACATGTCTATGAGCTGACGGAAGCCGGGCGCGATCGCTTCCCGCACCATTATGATGAGTTTGCGGTCTCCCTCTTGGATACGCTGGCGGAAACGGTGGGCAAAGAGGGGGTTGGCGAGGTGTTAGGGAAACAATGGCGACGTAAGGCCCTGGCCTATCGCCAGCAACTCGGAGAAGCCCCCCTAGGGGAACGAATCGCTAATTTGGTGGAGTTACGCCGCCAGGAAGGTTATATGGCGGAACTGGTGGAGTTGGAACCCAACGCGAAGGGAGCGCCCCGGTTTGTGGTGGCGGAGTATAACTGCGCGATTTCTAATGTGGCGGAGTCGTTCCCCAGTGTCTGTGGCTATGAGTTGGATATGTTTGCTCGCGCACTGCCGGATTGTCAGGTGCAGCGAACCCATTGGATGATTGATGGGGAAAATCGCTGCGGTTATCTGATTGAGTCGGAGGCGTCTTAG
- a CDS encoding ferredoxin--nitrite reductase: MTAPTNPQQATDKNLDAMRRFSEQYAKRTGTYFCSDLSITAVVIEGLAKHKDELGAPLCPCRHYEDKEAEVKATYWNCPCVPMRERKECHCMLFLTEDNDFAGREQDITNEQIRATTNQA, from the coding sequence ATGACTGCACCAACCAACCCTCAGCAGGCGACCGACAAAAACCTAGATGCCATGCGGCGCTTTTCCGAACAGTACGCCAAACGCACCGGTACCTACTTCTGTTCAGACTTAAGCATCACCGCCGTGGTTATCGAGGGCCTAGCCAAGCACAAGGATGAGTTGGGTGCGCCCCTATGTCCCTGTCGTCACTACGAAGACAAAGAGGCCGAGGTGAAGGCCACCTATTGGAACTGCCCCTGTGTCCCCATGCGGGAGCGTAAAGAGTGCCACTGTATGCTCTTCCTCACCGAAGACAACGACTTCGCCGGGCGGGAGCAAGACATCACCAACGAGCAAATTCGCGCCACAACCAACCAAGCTTAG
- the sufB gene encoding Fe-S cluster assembly protein SufB: MSASVKTLVNQPYKYGFTTDIETDSIARGLNEDVIRAISLKKKEPEFMLEFRLKAYRQWLKMEEPDWQHASYPPIDYQNIVYYSAPKVKDEKKKSLDDVDPTLIETFEKLGIPLSEQKRLANVAVDAIFDSVSVATTFKEKLGEAGVIFCSISEALQEHPELVRKYIGSVVPVGDNYFAALNSAVFTDGSFVFVPKGVTCPMDLSTYFRINNGDSGQFERTLIVAEEGASVTYLEGCTAPMFDTNQLHAAVVELVTLDDAEIKYSTVQNWFAGDENGKGGIYNFVTKRGLCKGKNSKISWTQVETGSAITWKYPSCVLVGDNSVGEFYSVALTNNYQQADTGTKMVHIGKNTKSTIISKGISSGKSKNSYRGLVKMGPKAEGSRNYSQCDSMLIGDNAEANTFPYIDVQNNLAKVEHEASTSKIGEDQLFYFAQRGISEEDAVSMIISGFCRDVFNELPMEFAAEADKLLSLKLEGAVG, translated from the coding sequence ATGAGTGCCAGCGTTAAAACCCTAGTCAATCAACCCTACAAATACGGTTTCACCACCGACATTGAAACCGACAGCATCGCTCGCGGACTCAACGAAGATGTCATCCGCGCCATCTCCCTCAAAAAGAAGGAGCCGGAGTTTATGTTAGAGTTCCGGCTCAAAGCCTATCGTCAATGGCTGAAGATGGAAGAACCGGACTGGCAACACGCCAGTTACCCTCCCATTGACTATCAAAATATCGTCTACTACTCCGCCCCCAAGGTCAAAGACGAGAAAAAGAAAAGTCTCGATGATGTTGACCCCACCCTCATCGAAACCTTCGAGAAGCTGGGGATTCCCCTCTCGGAACAGAAGCGTCTGGCCAACGTGGCGGTAGATGCTATTTTCGATAGCGTCTCCGTCGCCACCACCTTCAAAGAAAAACTCGGCGAAGCGGGAGTTATCTTCTGTTCAATCTCCGAGGCCCTGCAAGAACATCCGGAACTGGTGAGAAAATACATCGGGAGTGTGGTTCCCGTCGGCGATAACTACTTCGCCGCCCTCAACTCCGCTGTCTTCACCGATGGGTCCTTTGTTTTTGTTCCTAAAGGGGTAACCTGTCCTATGGACTTGTCTACCTACTTCCGGATTAACAACGGCGATTCGGGACAGTTCGAGCGGACCCTAATTGTGGCCGAGGAAGGGGCCTCTGTGACCTATCTCGAAGGCTGTACCGCCCCGATGTTTGACACCAACCAACTTCACGCCGCTGTGGTGGAACTGGTGACATTGGATGATGCGGAGATTAAATACTCCACCGTGCAAAACTGGTTCGCCGGGGACGAAAACGGCAAAGGTGGAATTTACAACTTCGTCACCAAACGGGGACTCTGTAAAGGGAAAAACTCGAAAATTTCCTGGACTCAGGTGGAAACGGGTTCGGCGATTACCTGGAAGTACCCCAGTTGTGTTCTCGTCGGCGATAACTCTGTTGGTGAGTTCTACTCCGTGGCCTTGACGAATAACTATCAGCAAGCCGATACGGGAACCAAGATGGTGCATATTGGCAAGAACACCAAAAGCACGATTATCTCGAAAGGGATTTCCTCTGGGAAGTCCAAAAACAGCTATCGTGGCTTGGTGAAGATGGGGCCGAAAGCCGAAGGGTCGCGGAATTATTCTCAATGTGACTCGATGTTGATTGGGGATAACGCTGAGGCCAATACGTTCCCCTATATCGATGTTCAGAACAATCTGGCGAAGGTGGAACATGAAGCCTCGACCTCCAAGATTGGCGAAGACCAGTTGTTCTATTTCGCTCAACGGGGTATTTCGGAAGAAGATGCGGTATCCATGATTATTAGTGGCTTCTGCCGCGATGTCTTCAATGAGTTACCGATGGAGTTTGCGGCGGAAGCTGATAAACTCCTGAGTCTGAAGCTCGAAGGCGCTGTGGGTTAA
- the sufC gene encoding Fe-S cluster assembly ATPase SufC, with the protein MIVENSDVILSVKNLNATVEGTPILKDLNLEIKAGEIHAIMGPNGSGKSTFSKILAGHPDYEVTSGEVIYKGQNLLDLEADERATAGVFLAFQYPIEIPGVSNLDFLRVAYNSHRKAQGLEELDTFDFEDLVEEKLDVVKMRAEFLTRSVNEGFSGGEKKRNEILQMALLEPTLAILDETDSGLDIDALKTVAGGVNQLAQPDNCTLMITHYQRLLDYIIPDFVHVMYDGRILTTGDKDLALKLEEQGYDWAIAEFAAVGV; encoded by the coding sequence ATGATTGTTGAAAACAGCGACGTTATTCTTTCAGTTAAAAACCTCAATGCGACGGTTGAGGGAACGCCAATTCTTAAAGACCTGAACTTGGAAATCAAGGCAGGTGAAATCCACGCCATTATGGGACCCAATGGCTCAGGAAAGAGTACCTTTTCTAAAATTCTCGCCGGACATCCTGACTACGAAGTCACCAGTGGTGAAGTGATTTATAAGGGGCAAAACCTCCTCGACCTCGAAGCCGATGAACGGGCAACGGCTGGGGTGTTTCTGGCGTTCCAATATCCCATTGAGATTCCTGGGGTCAGTAATTTAGACTTCCTGCGGGTGGCCTATAATTCCCATCGCAAAGCTCAAGGCTTGGAAGAACTCGATACCTTTGATTTTGAGGATTTAGTCGAGGAAAAACTGGATGTCGTCAAGATGCGGGCGGAGTTCCTGACTCGTAGCGTCAATGAGGGCTTCTCCGGTGGGGAGAAAAAACGCAATGAAATCTTGCAGATGGCGTTGCTCGAACCGACGTTAGCAATTCTTGATGAGACGGATTCTGGGTTGGATATTGATGCCCTGAAAACCGTCGCGGGTGGTGTGAATCAGTTGGCGCAACCGGATAATTGCACCCTGATGATTACCCACTATCAACGGTTGCTCGATTACATTATTCCCGATTTTGTCCATGTCATGTATGACGGGCGCATTTTGACCACTGGGGACAAAGACTTAGCTCTGAAACTCGAAGAACAGGGCTATGATTGGGCGATCGCCGAATTTGCAGCGGTAGGGGTATAG